DNA from Pirellulaceae bacterium:
AACTGTAGAGCGTCACCGGTCAGATGCGCCTTTGAAACCTGGGCCGCCAGCCGCGATGCCAGTTCGATAATCAATTTCAGCGTGACCTTCGAGGGAATCTTGCTAGGCCACGCCCAGGCATTGCCCATCGTCATTTCGCCGATGCCCAACACCCCTTTGCCCTTGCCTCCGACAGTAACTGTCACTTCAGAGCGCAGCACGGACACATCATTGACGACTCGCCCGCCAAACTTCATCGGTTGGCGGTAATCGAACTGAATGGTCTTATTCTCGACACTCTTGATCGTTAGATCGGTAGACGATGGCATTCTTCACCGCTTCTTACAAGCACAACGAACTCTTCCAAACCCGGCCTGCCCGGTCGTTTCTGCGGTGCAGTGCTAGCGTCACGCACTTTAGTCTTCCCGCCCCGCCACAGCCAGCGCGGGAACCTACCGGCCAGCTTTCAACTGGCTTGGCTCAAAACGCACTAGATTAACAAATTCCCCAAGAATTTAAACCCTCAACCACCAATTCCAGGACTCCCCACCAACCTCGTCCGGAGCCGTCGGGCACCTCTGGCTGCCATCCTTGGAAGCCTATTCCACAACTGCCTAGCTTAACATGTCTGCCGCAGCAACTGAAAAGTTGCCAAGACGACGACTTATGCATAAGATGGAGTTATGTTTCCGAAAAACCTACCTGGGAAAGTGCATCGCTTCGTTGCCTGGGTCGTATGCCTGAGCGCGTGCGTGCCAACGCAACTTCTGGGCAACTGCTGCTGTGCCAGCCAGCCTCTGCGCTCTGGTCTGGCTGATAGTCGGCGCTGCGTACAACAGACCAGCGTTGAACAGACTTCTGGGAACGCCTTCTGCTGTTGCTGTCGTCCCTCGTTAGCAGCCAACGCAGCGACGCGCGGCGAGTCGGCTGGTGATTGCTGCACTTCAGCCGAGGGCCGGCCCAGTGATTCTCCTCGCGGCTGCGAGAATTGCGCGTCGCGAGTGCTCGTGGCCGAGTCCAGGCCTCTAACGCAGGTCAGCCAACCGCTCGTCTTGGACTCGTACTATTCCAACCAATATCGATCCTCTGTACCTGCTGACGTAAAGCGAGGCACGTTGGAAGCCTCCGAAGGTCCGTCATTTCTAACGGTTCACCGGCGGTTGGCGTGGTTGAGCGTTTGGACGATTTGATCCTCTCAATGAATTTCGTTAAATACCTGTGATTGCAAGCACGTTGCTTGCAACCGCGAGATTGTCCATTCATTGAGAAAGATAGAAAATGAGTATCAAACCTTCGATTAACGTGTTGGCCGTCACCCTCCTAGTGGTCGGGACATTCGCCTTCAGTTCGCTGGCGAGCAGCCTGGCTGAGCGGATTTCGCAACCCGCCTGTGCGTCAAGCAACTGCGCAACAGCCGCCCAAGCCTGCTGCGATTGTTGCAACCAATGTACGCCTGATTGCGACGAGTGCGATTGTCATGGCAATTCGTGCGACGCGGAGTGCTGCCAAGCTGCCTGCTGCGCGAGCAACGCTGGAGCATCGTGCAATCAGTCCACAAGCGCTGCACGCGGTACCGCAAACTGCGTTTGTCCAGTGTGTGAGTGCGCAGAATGTGCTGACTGCGATTGTCAATGTTGCGACTGCGCGTTGTGTAGTTGCATTTTGTAAGTGCATGGACCAGCGCACCGGGCACATTTTCGGCGCGGGCTACGCCAACTGGCAAACGGCCATGATCATCTTGGTACAGCTTGTTTAGCCGAAGATGTGACGACTTTACAAACTAGCGTCAATCGCGGGGTGGTAACCTCAGGTGTTACCACCCCGCGTGTATTGAATTTGCCTCAACTTTCATCTTGATCAAATTTGGGCATGCGCTGCAAGTTGTATCCTACTTGCCAGACATCCAACTTCGGCTCTGCTATAATTCTGCTAGCCAATAGGCCAGCCGCTGCTGATGGTCCGCTCGGTCGGTCTCGACGGGCACCCCAAATATCCGGCCGCAGCTTTACTAGCACTCTCGACAACTTGGCGCGAAGATGTTCGGAAAAGATGCCCGGCGATTTCGTTTGGCCAACATGTCAGTTATCGTTGCAGCGGTGCTGGCCTGGCCGATCATGCTCACGCAGGCGAGAAGTGACGAGCCGCCGCCGCTGATCGTAGCCGAGCAGTCTTGCGAATACGCGGTGAATCCAATCGGCATCGATACTCCGCAACCACGGTTTGGATGGGTGCTGCAGTCCAACCGTCGCGGCACAATCCAACAGGCTTATCGGATACTGGTGGCCCATTCACCACACGAACTGGCCTCCGATCGCGGTAGCTTGTGGGACAGTGGTCGGGTGATATCCGGTGACTCGGTGAACATCCGATATCAAGGCCCAGAGCTTTTCAGCCGGCAACAATGCTGGTGGAAAGTCCGTGTCTGGGACGACCAAGGCCACGCTGGCCCGTGGAGCGAGTCGGCCACCTTTGAAATGGGTCTTCTGCAAGCCACCGACTGGCACGGCCAGTGGATCGGGCTGGGTGGCGAAAACACTTCGGCAGCCTCGCCATTGCTGCGCCGGAAGTTTCTTGTCGGCGGTCCAGTCAAACGAGCACGCTTGTACGCAGCTGGGATAGGTTGGTCTGAATACTATCTCAACGGCCAGCGAATCGGCAACAACGTACTCGATCCTGGAGCGACCGATTTTGACAAGCGGATACTTTACGTGAGCCACGATGTTACTCAACAGATTCAGCCCGGTCACAATATCATCGGCGTCATGATTGGTAACGGCTGGTATAGCGAACCGCCGGGTCCAAACTATGGCGACTCGCCCAGACTGCTGCTGGAGTTGGTGGTCGAATTAGCTGATGGTACCATGCAGCGCGTCGTCAGCGACGACGACTGGATGTCGTCCACGGGGCCGATATTGCAGAATGATTTTTTTCACGGCGAAATCTACGATGCTCGACTTGAAAAGACAGGATGGCTCTCAGTCGACTACGATGATTCTGCCTGGATTGCAGCGGAGGAGCGAGCACCGCCCGGCGGACGCTTGGAATCGCAAATGCTCGAGCCGATCCAAGTCACCCGTGTTTTACAGCCCGTCAAGCTGACCAATCCCAAACCAGGAGTTTATGTTTACGACTTCGGCCAACTATTTGGTGGTTGGGCGCGACTGCGCGTCAAGGGACCGGCGGGTACAAGAATTGCCTTGCGGTATGCCGAACGACTTTTTCCTGAAGGTGATCTGACAGCCCTTCAGGAAAGTATCCAGCGCGACGCGGATGCGAAATACGCCACCCGCGTTACGCCGGAATCCGGGCTGGTGGACAAACGCCATCATCGCGGGATGGATGGCGCTACGGACTACTACATCCTCAAGGGCGATTTGGCAGGCGAGTGTTACGAACCCCGATTTACCTTGCATCCGGTGCGGTATGTTCAAATCGAAGGCTTCCCGGGCGAACTCACGCTTGAGAATCTTGAAGGCTGCGTGGTTCATAACGCGATCGACATGAGCGGCGACTTCCGGTGTTCCAATCCGCTATTGAATCAAATCCACCGCAATTGCCTGTGGACATACACCAACGGCATGTACAGTATCACCTTGGACTGTCTGTATCGTGAGCATTGGGGCTGGCTTGAGCCTGCCAGTACTCCGTCGATGCTGTTTGCGCGTAGACACACGCCTCGCTACTGGGAGAAGTTTCTGCGTGATGTTCAGTGCGCCCAGCATGCCGACGGCGTAATTCCCGATGTCATTCCGGCTTACCCGCTCAAGGGTCGCAAAACAGGTGACCCGGCCTGGGCCGGTAATTATCCGCTGGTCGTGTGGTATGTTTATCAAACCTACGGCGATCCCGGCCTGTTGGCCGAGCACTATCCCAATATGAAACGCTGGCTGGGATACCTGTCGAGCATTGCCAATGGACACCATCGCATTGAAACAGGTGGCTATTACGGCGATCACATGCTGCCGGGCGACGCGCCGGGCAAAGAACAGTTTATCTCGCCTGAGACACCACCGGCCCTGCTGTGGACTGGATTCTATTACAACAACGCGTGGATCTTGTCGCAAGCCGCCAGCATCCTCGCAATGGAGGATGATGCTGCTAAGTTTGGTCGCTTGGCCGATTCGATCCGCTCGGCTTTAAACGAGAAATGGTTTGACGAGGCCGCAGGACGCTATGCCCTGGGCACACAAACGGCCAACATTTTCCCGTTGGCACTGGGAGTTGTACCGGCAGCTAACCGTCATCGCGTTTTGGAGCATCTGATCGACGATATTGAAAACAAACGCAATGGCCATTTTCACGCAGGCAACGTGGGCATCACATGCCTGGTAGATTCTCTGTCGCGGCTAGGGGCGAGTGAACTACTTTACCGCGTCGTCAACTCAACTGACTATCCCGGTTGGGGATATATGGTACGCCAGGGTGCGACGACGATATGGGAGTCGTGGGGTGATGCGCAGGAAGGCTTTGTTGGATACAACACCAGCGAAGCGAGCATGGAAATGTTTGGTTCTATCAATGAATTTTTCTACAATGACTTGGCTGGCATCCAGGGACCGGATTACTATGGCAACCGCTCGATGCCTATGTGGTACCGCGAAATCGAATTTCGCCCACAAGTGGTAGGAGATCTGACAGGTGCTGCCGCCCAGGTTCGATCAGTATTGGGGCTGGTCGGCATTCAATGGCAACGTGCCCCCGACCAGCTCGCTGTGAATGTCGTGATTCCTGTCAACGCCCGGGCAAACGTCAGCATACCAAAGCTCACATTCCGCCAGCTCGTGGTAAAAGAAGGTGACCATGAAGTGTGGCGAGGCGGCAAATACCTCCATGGAACACTCGGTGTTTCCGGAGCAACAGAAGACGCCGACTGTATCAATTTTCAGGTCGGATCAGGCGAGTATCGTTTCACCATCTTGAGCGCTGAATAAAATCAAGGCGGGCACGCAGCTGTGGAACACCAGCACTCCTCCGACCGCTTCTCGCGACGATTAGCCAAATTGCGGACTGCCAAAGAGGAATATACGCAGTCGGTGCTGAGCGAACTCCGCCACGATCCTTTCACCCCACTAGAGCAGACCTCGAATTGATGTAGCGTCGGATGTAGCGGATTTGCTTTAATACATTTTGCCCAAGGAGGTGGCCAAATGCGTGCTTATTCGATGGATTTGAGAATTCGTGTACTCAAGGCCTGTGATTCAGGGTTGGGAACGACGGAAGTTGCCGAATTGTTTGACGTGTCGACCGCTTGGATTCGAAGGCTCAAGCAACGCCGTCGTGAAACAGGTCAAATCGGTGCTCGTGAGCAAAGACACGGCCCGCTTCCCAAACTACACGGACACGAAGAGGAGCTCGTGAGAATTGTCGAGGAACAGCCGGATCGAACGGCCAAGGAAATCGCGGCATTACTTCCGCTTTGCATCTCGCATCAAACCGTCGACCGCTTTGTTCGTCGTTTGAACTATCGATTTAAAAAAAGACATTGACGGCGGCCGAGCAGCAGCGGCCTGATGTAGCAGAGAAGCGGCTGCGATGGCGTCGTTCGGTGCCACACCTGGACGCAAGGCGATTTGTCTTTCTGGATGAGACTTGGGCAAAAACAAATATGTCACGCTTGCGAGGTAGAGCCCTCCCGGGCAAGCGAATCATCGAAATGATCCCCCACGGCCATTGGAAAACCACGACTGTATTGATGGGACTACGATCCGAAGGAATCGTATCTCCATTGGTCATTGATGGGCCGGTGAACGGTTCGGTCTTTCTAGCTTGGATAAAACAGCAGTTCTGCAAAGAGCTTCGCTATAAAGACATTGTCGTCATGGACAATCTCTCGGCGCACAAAGTCGCCGGAGTCGTCGAAGCCATCGAGTCGGTTGGCGCCGAGGTTCGCTACCTTCCCCCATACTCGCCCGACCTGAACCCGATCGAAAATCTCTACAGTAAACTAAAGTGGCTGATTCGAAGCGAGGCGACCCGGACCGTCCAAGCCCTCTGGAACGCAGTTGGCAAACTGGTCGACCGATTCCATCCGAAGGAATGCCTCAACTACATTATCCATGCCGGATATCGCCTGAAGAATACAGCCGCTACAACTACTTGAGGTCTGCTCTAGGGCGAGGGTGCAGCCGACCCAGCCCCGATTGAGTAAGACAACGAGATGCGTTGAATTGAGGAGTGAATTGTCGATTGCGCAACATCCTGTGGGTCGAATCGCTTGGCGGGTTCGGTTTGCTGGACGTGGTTGAACAGTCGCAAGACTTTTACCAGTCAAGCTTACAAGGGTCACAACCGGTAAAAGTGGTAATGATTACTTAATCGAATTGTTGATCATCGACGATCTTAGCTGGCCAAAGCCAACCCTTGCCGAAATAGATGCTAGAGATATCCGGACCGTTTTTTCAGAAATGGAATGGAATCGGCTGCTATGAATAGCCAGCGGCTTCATGAATCAAGCCCCATCGCTCAGACAGCAGGCTTGCCATCTAGAGCTAAATCCTTATTGCGCTGGCCGGGTCGCCACTTGGCCCTGGCGGCACTAACAATGATCATCGGTGGAGTGATTTTCTATGCCACCATGCGTGTGTTGGTGGCCGATGTACGGCATATCAATCAGCGGCTGGTACAAGATCAACAGATTCTCATTGAACATCGCGCGTTGGAGCAACTGCGCGAAGAGACGCGTCTGGCGGACCAGGCGACGCTTGATGTCACAGCAAAGTGGACAAAGATTATCCAGGACGCCGAAGCTCAAGCGCTCTCAAAGGCTACCCATGAGCCGGCGATAAGTTATACCAATTTAACTCAATTGGAACCGTCCACGCCAGCCCATCAACTGCATGGACCCTTGCGCCACCATCGGCTGCCGGAGGCTGCTCAAGATGACTGGTGCCGAAATGCCTTGGATACCTACGTCCTCGATCAGCTGCAGAAGCAGGGAATGGCACCGCCGAAACCTGCCGACTCACGGACGTTAGTTCGCCGATTGTGGTTGAGTCTGACCGGGTTACCACCTGCGTGGTCAGATATGGAAAAATGGATGCAGCGCGCTGAAAATGATTGGGAGCAATTGGTAGACGAGTTGTTAGAACGTCCAGAATTTGGTGAGCATCTTTCGACACCCTGGTTGGATGTCGTTCGGTATGCCGATAGCAACGGATACGAAGAGGACGAATTGCGGCCGCATGCTTTCCCGTACCGAGATTTCGTTATTTGGGCCTTGCAAGCGGATTTTCCTTACGATGAGTTTGTGCGCTGGCAAATTGCCGGTGATGAAATCTGTCCTGACAATCCCCTAGCAACAGCGGCGACCGGATTTCTGACCGCCTCACCGTTGAATACGTTCATTCCGCAACTGTCGGAACGATACGATGAGTTAGATAACATCATTTCCACCATAGGCCAGTCGATGCTGGGTACGACGATCGCATGTGCTCGATGTCACGACCATTTTTATGACCCGATCCTCAGTCAAGAGTACTATGGGCTGGCAGCCATTTTTCAATCGACGAAGCGCACAGAGACTTATCTCCAGCCTGACCGAGGGGCCGAATACTGGCAGCAGGCTGGCTGGTCGCATCAATATCGTGATGAGATGACGGCCATGCTCTTGCAGCGAGTCCGAGATGACCGCATTGAAGACAACAACGACTTCACCTCGGATGAAAAGGATCTACTGCGCCAGCCGATTGATCCTGAGAACGCTCGTCAAGTCGAACTGCTGTCACGCTGTGGGCGTTGCTTGTTGGTCGACGAGACATTTCTAAAAGATGGTTTAAAACCGCTACCTCAACACAAGCCGCGATATGACTTTTTACAGCAGGAACTGGATCGCAAGCGATCTATGCTACCGCCGGAACCCCCCAAAGCCCTGGCAATTACCGGAAGTCAAGTGCAGCAGGTGCCAGTGCTGACTGGTGGCTCTATCAATTTACTTGGCGAAAGCGTTGGTCCACGCTTTATCGACTGTCTAACTCAAGTCAAAGTCAACTGGGCTGACGGCGGTTGGACGTTGTGGGACACCGCGGCTGAGCCTCGCCCCAGAACCGCTTTAGCCCGATGGATGACGGACATTCGGTTTGGGGCAGGGGCCCTACTGGCGCGTGTCGCCGTGAATCGTATCTGGCAACACCACTTTGGGGTTGGGCTGGTCCGCACGCCTGCCGATTTTGGTGCGGAGGGTGCTCCGCCCAGTAGCGCCGCCTTATTGGATTGGTTGGCAGAGCAACTGGTTGTTAGTGGTTGGCGTCAGAAGCATGTTCATCGCTTGATTGTTAACAGCAGCACATGGCGACAAGCGCTGGTGAGTTCCGATAGTCCGTACTACTCCGAACAGTTCGATTCGCTGTTGCGCCGCGTTCCCCAGCGTCTGTCCGGTGAAATGTTCCGGGATGCGATATTGGACCTGGCCGGACGGTTGAACCGACGTCGCTATGGACCAGCCTTTCAGCCGGCAATTCCTTACGAAGCGATTATGTATCGCGAAGAGGAAGACATTGACGCCACTTGGCCCACTCAGGTCCTTGAGCGCCCAGACGTCTGGAGACGTAGCGTTTACATTCTCAGACGACGCAGCAATCCAGTCCCCATGCTGCAACTGTTTGACACGCCTGAGCGCAGCCAACCATGTGCCCATCGCCAAGCAACAACCGTGCCTACGCAAGCGTTGCTGTTGTGGAACGACCCTTGGATTCGTGACCAAGCCCAGCACATAGCAGCCCAGATCGAGTCCAGCGGAAGCGCGACCAGTTTAGAGCCACGGTCTGATCCGATCTCCCAACTCTTCCGTCTTGTATACCAACGGATGCCGCGTCCAGATGAACTGAGGCAGGCCCACGAGTTTCTTGAAACTGGCGCGCTCCAGGACCTGGTCCATGTTTTACTGATGAGCAACGAGTTTTGGTACTTCGACTAGCGTCGATAAGTGACTGGATGGCGGAGTAGTCCATGCTGCAAGACGATCAAGTTAGACGCCGCGAATGGCTTCAACGACAAGGGGCAGGCCTGGGGAGTTTGGCCTTATCGACTTTATTGTCCAAAGAGGTGCAAGCCACAGGCAGTTTGTCGGGAAAGACACAGCATCATCCGGCTCGAGCCACATCGGTTATCTGGCTGTTTATGAACGGAGGCCCGTCGGGTATTGATCTACTGGATCACAAACCGGCCTTGGAACGTTACGCGGGTCAGCCATTTCCGGGTGAGCTGAAAACGTTGTTCCCCTATCCTGGTCCGATCATGCCTTCGCCATTTAAGTTTCGGAGGTATGGAGAATGCGGTGCCGCCGTCAGCCAAGTTCTGCCGCATCTAGCGCATCAGGTCGACAAATTGACGTTTTTGCAAGCCTGTGTTTCTGAAGAGCAAAATCATGTACCTGCCTGCTACATGATGAACACTGGAAGTCGTCAGATGGGCTCACCAGCGCTGGGCAGTTGGGCCAGCTATGGACTGGGGCGTGAATCCAACGATCTACCAGATTTTGTCGTCATGTACGACCATCGCAGTTCACCAGAAGGCGGTGCCAGCCTTTGGGGCTCAGGCTTCCTTCCAGGTCAGTACCAAGGAGTCACCTTGCGGCCTAAAAAGTCACCAATTCTGTATATTGATCGTCCAGGAGACCTTAGCCAATCGACTCAACACGCTCAGCAGAGACTCCTGAAAAGCCTCAATCGACAACACGCTCAGCAACATCCGTTCTCCAGTGAACTGGAAGCAAGAATTCGTTCCTTTGAGACGGCCTATCAGATGCAAGCCAGCGTGCCCAATCTGGTTGATCTGTCCAGTGAAACTCAGGCGACGTACGAACTGTATGGACTTAACGACCCAACGACCCGGCATTTTGGAAGTCAATGCCTGCTAGCCCGGCGAATGGTTGAACAGAACGTACCATTTATACAAATCTACCACGGTGGCTACGAAAACAATTGGGATCAACATGGTGGCTTGGCAGAGGGGCATGCCAAAAACTGTATGGAGACCGACCGACCCATGGCTGGTTTGTTGCTGGATCTCGAACAACGTGGGCTACTGGATTCAACGTTAGTAATCTGGGGTGGCGAATTTGGTCGCGGGCCTACGGCCCAAGACCGAGATGGTCGTGACCATAACCCCTACGGATTTACGATGTGGCTGGCAGGTGGAGGTGTCAAGCGAGGCTTTACCCTGGGGGCGACCGATGAGTTTGGCTATTTGCCAGTCGAGCATCCCGTTAGCATGCATGATCTACACGCTACCGTTCTGCATCTCATGGGCCTGGACGAATCTCGCTTGACTTTCCGCAGTGCAGGTCGCGACCAGTCTGCAACCAACGGTTTGGGCCACGTCTTGCATCCTATCCTGGCGTGAACAGTTGGCGGAAAAGTTCCCAGGCCAAATTCGACTGGATCGGAATAATCGATACAAACCAGCCAATTGCCGAAGATGTCTGAACCTAAAGCATCAATTCGATCAAGCCTCAACCCCGTTTTCGATTTTATGGACCTACAGTCCTCTGCGGGCTGTCGGGCAGCCGACTGGCCGAACAAGCCAGTTGAAGTGGCTTGCAATCTGCGTTTAGCCAGAGGTCAGTTGGCGCAGACCAATCGGCAATCATAGTTCTTGTGTAAGGTAATGAAAGCGATGTTCCATTCAAATGCTTTTGCGAGCCGACGCGGTGCAGCGGTGGTTGAAATGGCGTGTGTGCTACCCGTGTTTGTGCTGATTGTCATGGGTAGTATCGAAGTCGGTCGAGGAGTCATGGTGCGGCACGTACTCGAAGAGGCGGCTCGGGCCGGTTGCCGAGTAGCCATTATGGAGGGCGCGACACCTGGAGATGTTACGAGTATCGTCCAAAAAGCCATGACTAAGGCCAATCTGTCCGACTATTCCGTGGAGCTGAACCCGCCAGATTTAAGCAGTCTTGGTCCGTTTGAACCAGTAACTGTGCAGGTATCCATTCCTTACAGTAAGGCGTCCTGGTTTCAGCCAAGATTCATGGCCCAAGCTTCGTTAAGCGGAATTTGCGTTCTGCCAGCTGAAGTGGAAGGAGATAAACTTCCAGACCCAGTCTCCGGCAAAAAGAACAAGAAGAACAAGAAGAACAAGAAGTAGCTACGGGGATTGGTAACTATTGCAATGTCAGTGCGGAACGGTTGCCCCCGAGTGTACTTTACCTCCAATGTCCAGGCATCTGAACAGATGAGGACAACCCGCCGCATACTTGTGATGAAAGTTTGATTCGCGGCGCGCCTCAATAACAAAACCGTTCACAAGGAATCAATCATGACACCAAAAGACAAACGTAATGCACAGGCACGACGTGGTCTTGATTGGCGTCGAGGTTCCATATTGGCACTCACCCCCGTGATGATCGTGGTGCTGTTAAGTGTGGGGTTATTCGTGGTGGATCTGGGGTATTTGTATGCAACCAAAAGCAGTTTACAGAATGCTGCTGACTCCGCTAGTTTCACCGGTGCGCTTCGTCTGCGGGTAGCCTTGGGTGAGGTCGAGGAACCGACTGCAGGCGAGAAAAAAATGAAAAAGAAAGACAAGAAAGCCAAGAAAAAAAGTGAAGAGCCTCAAGAATTTGATGCCTCTTTCATACCCCACCTCCAGGCACTGGCCATTGAATTTGCCGAGCGGAATCATCAGGCTGCTACTGGAATACTGGATCAAACCGAAATCAACATAGGCTTTTGGAACTTTTCTACGCGTAGTTTTGAGGCTGTTCCACCAGACCAAGCCAATGCGGTACGAGTAACTGTTCGTCGTGGCGGTGACCAATCTCAAAAGTTAACTTTGCTATTGGCTCGACTCTTCGGCATGATGTCCACTGATTTGGAAGCCAACTCTATCACGGCTTTCAACACACTAGTCGATGGTAGTGGCGATGAGCATCTCACGATGCCCTATCTGGTGAAATAAAGCATGATCTGGTGAGCCGGCGGGGTCAGCGAAATATTCGTGTGCTACTCGGCCAGCACACCGACGACCAGGAGCATTAAGTGCTGTTTTGGCGTCTGCCATGCGCGACCTTGTCATTTCCTGCTTGAACTCGGCCCACCTGGCCATGCGATTGATAAGCAGCCGACCATTTGCATCGCCACTAATCTTTAGATCTCCATTCAGGTTCGTCACAGAATGTAAGCTAAAGTATTGCGTGAGATTCAAAGCACTATCCACCATCTAGCGTCATCATTCCATGTGTTTGCAACGTGAATTGACATCCGCTTACTAATCGCTCGTCTAGCCGGAACGCCTAACAAGATATCGGGCGGTCAACTTAGATCAGAAGCCCGTTATGGCCCGATAGGCACAAGCAACAACTTCCGCCATGCGCTCGAAATCCAGCGTGTCAATATCGTCGCTCATCTGGTGATAGTTTGGATTTCGAATAAACGACGTGTCGTTGATCATCAGCGCCGGGATGTCGAATTCCCAGTAGCTTCTCTGATCGGACATGCCGGCCAGACTTTCGATCATTGGCAGATCAATCATCTGGATATCTATACCGGCGTCGGTCTTCATGAGTTGATAGACCATTTGGTTAAAGTCATGATAGGCCCGTTTGCCGACCACCGCGATGAAGTTCGCCTTTTCGGGATATAGCTCTCTCAATCCTGGGACTGGATAAGGCTGTTCGCCATCGTGAAAGTAGCCAATCATTTCGAAATTGATCAAGCCGATTAGGTCGGACTTAATTTCGCTGACCGACCTGGCATGTATGTAGGAGCCCATCTGGTTGGTAGAGTAAAACGGCGGTTCTTCCAAGCAGAAGGCAACAAAGTCAATCCGGTAGTCAATATCCGGCTGGGCTTCAGCCACCATCCGGGCTGATTCGAGTAATCCGGCGACGGCACTTGCGTTATCGTCTGCCCCCGGTTGATCACCACAGACATCATAATGGGCACCTGTGATCATTCGCCTCTGCTTCTCTGGCCTGTAGGAAGCGATGATGTTCTTGTACTCAATTCCGTTCACCAAAAACGGCTGTTCGACCGTCTCCAGGCCGTAGGCACCAAACT
Protein-coding regions in this window:
- a CDS encoding M28 family peptidase → MHANSESLYRHVEFLTSLRPFRNFQNLDSLEKVCCYLKAEFGAYGLETVEQPFLVNGIEYKNIIASYRPEKQRRMITGAHYDVCGDQPGADDNASAVAGLLESARMVAEAQPDIDYRIDFVAFCLEEPPFYSTNQMGSYIHARSVSEIKSDLIGLINFEMIGYFHDGEQPYPVPGLRELYPEKANFIAVVGKRAYHDFNQMVYQLMKTDAGIDIQMIDLPMIESLAGMSDQRSYWEFDIPALMINDTSFIRNPNYHQMSDDIDTLDFERMAEVVACAYRAITGF